The sequence caaaattcaagGATACTCTTTGAGCTGAAATACCTCATTTTAATGGCTTGCTAATGTGccgcaaaaaaagaaaaagatttaacACATCAGCTGCCATACCAGCATTCCCTTAACCATTCAAACGGAATATGATACCAAGGATTCGTGTTACCCCAATTTTAATTGGAAGGATTTTGTGTTAcaaattaagatttaaaaaggCAAAAGTCGGACCATCAGTGTGGATTTACCCACATAGATGATCAACCATACAAAAAAGCATAACAAATCAGAACCAGATAGCAAATACATTCAGCAAATGCACTAAGATTTTAGAATGAGAAGTTTTTAACTATAACACTCACCTCCAGAGGATCCCAAATGTTACAAGTTATCAGGCACCAAAAAAATGATACAAGTAAAAATACACCTATAGGCTACCGCATCCAAAAAATTGGGGAAGGAATAACAATagagggaaaaaaataaagtttctcgagcgaagaagaaaaagaatatggcGTCTGTAAATTATAACAAATGGATATCAAGAACACCTTGAATCCATGTTTCTAACTAAACAAGCCGTAAAAATACCTGATATTGAGGAAATGTAGTCTTATGTACAGAAACACCCTTTCTGCTCTtctaaatattctaaataGATTTTTCAATGGCCATGGGATTGTGTATATCCTCAAGTGGGCTTCAGAGAAATCTCACCCACCAAAATGGGAgtgtttaaaatataattctcgATCACATTCAGGCAGCCTTCTATTAAAACCTGTAACCTGAAGACCCAGACTGCGGTGGTGCAGGTGGCAACCGATTAGGAGTACGCCGGCTACTCGAGTTTGAACCAGAACTTATATCACCGTTAATGTGACCATTTGACATAGATCTAGATGAACCATAGTCCACGGAGCCATTGGCCGCTGCATCAAATGCAGTTCTCCAGTCATCACCTGATGGTGGACCATTTGTCCTGGGGCTGCTTTCTGCAATAAGGTAATCCCAAGAATTTATATCAGCAACCAAAACTTATGCGGCTTAATGCTACTAAACTGACCACCCACGATTTCTGACAAAAAGtactaaaaattcaaaatgagtTGAATATTGCATCCGGATTCAGCTTGCAGTTTTAAACTTACTCTAGATGGAATAGATCAATGGGTAATATTTCTATTACAAGAAATATTGTGGAACGTCAACTGAGAAGAATCTACTCATCCTTTGCACATGTCATAAGCCTTTAACTCCACTCAACTCAACTAGAACATGACCAAATCTATTTCAACTACATACCTGCTCCATTACCGTTAGACCAACTGGAAGCAGCAGCCGCCCGGTTATCATGAATGCTGAGTTGGCGTGTTAACTTGGAAAGGAGAGAGGACTGTTTCTGGTAGCGTTCTCTTCTGCGCTTTACATTCTGATCCTCCTGAAGCAGTTCTTCAATCCTAGCCGTGCTTTGAGCACTAACCAGAATTAAACACAACACGTTGGAATAAGAAATGATATTTGATCCTTGAGCAAATCGGCAAAGACAACAATGTGAAATCATAGCATTGCTAAGAAATTCACATGAAGATGCCAACAAGACTACATGCAATCATGAATGCAACCACAAAAGCCGTGTAGAATTTCCTAAGCAGACAAAAACCAATTGCAGCAAGAGATAATTCATCAAACCTGACACGGCTATATAACTGATTTAACATATCTTCCTTGGCCTTCTCAACTTGGCAAAGAACTACTGCCTGTTTAATAATGACAAACATCAAAGGATTTCTTAAGCAAccatctaaaaaaattaactagcAAATTGAAGAAACAAGCGTACCTTGGGAACATTAGCAGCCAAGCTATTCAAGACAGCTTCAACATAACCACGCACTTCTTGAGACATCCATCGGAGCTCTTCTTCAGGGTCTACAGGCCTTCGAGCCATAGTATCCTATAAAACCACAAACCAGTTTCTTGTAAATTTCTGAAAGGCTAACCCAACAACATCCAACCTTTAGTCCATACATCTCTTCATGaatcataaatattagcaGGTCATACAAGATTGCACATGCAATTGCCATTCATTGGATTACCAACAATGGAGAAATAAACAAGCAGATAAAACCGCAATACAGCAAGTCAATGTtgcatgcaaaaataaacagTACCAAAGCATTCTTAAATTCAAACTATTGGaagttgaaaaaataaatatgacttCCAAGACAATGAGATGGTAAAGCAGCAAGTGCATACTAGAGAACCATCAGAAAGACTTTGCCGCATGTTAAGACCACTTTCAGGGGACGCATTCCTCATTTGTCCTCTTGAAGGTTGTGCAATTTTTGATAACTTGTTTATCCATTCAACCTTATCAGCTACAGTCTCAGCCTTCAGAACAACAGCACTGTGGGCTGCAAGAGAAAAGGTTTAAGTCAGGAAGTGCAAGTAActagaaaaaattagaatctGGTCCATTGGCCTTTTTATCCATTCAACCTTATCAGCTACAGTCTCAGCCTTCAATCATGTACCTTTCAGAACAGTTTTATATGGGACTTTGCTAGTTATCTTGAACACAAGATTGGGAGCTTTAGAATCTGGTCCGTTGGCCTTTTTATCCTTTGAGCTCTTTGAGGCTTTCTTATCCTCTTCTTCCTCACCTGGAACCTCTTCAATGTTGCATTCCTGAGCATGGGACAATACAACTTTTGGTATTTAAAAACTAGATCAGCAAGCCACAAACACAAAATATAGAGGCCTCTGTGGCACGGCTGGAGCTTTATTTGCCATTCATATGATGCCAAACGGCAGAGAGAGAGCTGAAAGTAGGtattaattataatctttAGCAACTGTATACCAGAGGTCACACAAAAATAACTGTAGAAACAGGGCCCAGAAACAAAAATTTCTTTGCCCCGCCAAGAAAAGGCAAAACCACAGTACCAGTTATGTCCCTAATATGTCATCTCATTAGACTCTAAAGCCCTATTAGTTGCAGCAAAAGTTGCATTGTTGGAAGTGTAGTGCATGtcttaaactaaaaaatattaagcaaaaatcaaaattcttCAAAGCAGTATCTACTATATCCATAAACCATTAAATTCTTATGCACAAGGTTCACAACATATGTGATCCCTAGTTTAAAAACAGAGAAGAGGTTCATACTTTGACACGTGTAAGATTCTACCCCTTAAGAACATATACAATAGAAGATTGTAAGAGCAAGAAAGAGTTTCACACTTCTACTTGTGTAAGGTCTTACTGCCtaagataatatataatatagaacTAACAGATATAAAAAGAACAATATTGTAAAAATAGGAAAGAAGTTGCAAAAGGACAAAGAAGTCCTAACAAATTTGTAttcaaaacaaacaaactGCACAACTCTGAATGCTACTAATTgctgaaagaaagaaattgacaaAGACATTggtataaaaatttattttcaaaaaacttGCAATTATTTAACAAGTTGCTCCATAACCACTTGACTTGATCCAAAGAAATATGGGTTTAGCCCAAATCTGTCAAGATATTGAATAAGTCAAAGATGCAATTACAATAGAATTTCATCCAATTCTAAGCATTCAGAAGTGAAACAATTAACcactaaagaaaatacaaaaactTCCATGCATTGGTACATCTTAAAAGACTTCCGCTGCTATATAGAGTGGCATTCATTGtgaaaaattatacatatcaTCTAtatgaggaaaagaaaaaaggacaaCACAGTGTCCTTCAATGCAAACTTCAAACCTCAACCCAACACCACCAGATTATagaagttggaaaatattgCAAGGAAGCTAGTATAGAAGTCAATTTCTTTCAACCttcttaaaaggaaaaaggacaTCTAGAACGCAATAGCATCACGCCCACATCAACAACATAAAATACCATGGACCTTTCTTGTAACATGGCTACTGCAGCAAAAAccttttatatgcttgtatacCTGAACATGTAATCCTTGGATTAACAAAGTCATGAAGCTAACTAAACATAACACATACCATCACCATTTTAGCATGTAGAATATCAGTTTAACTCATTGTCCCTAACCTTAATCCATTGCCTAAAAATACTTCTCAGAAACCTCCTACCATCAGtataccaaaataataataataataatttccaTTTCAAACAGTATATAGAACCATTGAAATCCTTGTGCACTCTACACAGAACGGAGAGAACAAATTTGAAGACATTCAAAAGTACTCATGTCTATAAATCCAAACAGCATAAGTGAGATTAATCCCAAAAAGAAATGATGGTTCCCCATACCTCCAAGGTGATGACACCGCGAAAAAGTCTCTCCTCCTGCTTTTTTGTGTAACCAAGCTGTAAAGTACATAATAGGTAAAATTGAAGCGTAAGAACCATATAATGTAAATCATTACATATAACATTGACAAGAAACGATTatctataaaagaaattagttgCATTTGTCTACTGGAGTTCTCAAAACAAACTTCTTTGATCTGATGTAAACTGTAAATATATACTAGAGGTCTAAAAAAACAGGCTGGCTTCCAAAGTCTATAGCTGTTGATACAGCTGCAAACATTAAAAAACAGTTTAGTCCCATCCCCAACACACCTCAACTATTGCAGCTTGTTCTCTTGCTACATTCAGAGGTATAGTAGCTAACTAGCTATTATATGTCCAAACCCCAAAAGCTCATTTTTATCAACCACTGTGCACACAGCACATGAAACTAATCATGAACAATATAACAAGATAGAAAGTAGACATTTGGCATGCTTTGAAAATATCATGCTCTGAAAATAACATGCAACAAATCTACATCTTCCAGAAATAATTTACAAACCTTCCCAGTCTTCTCGTTAAAAACAAACCACCGCTTGCTCCATCCATCCTTTTTTGCACTTTTCTTTGACAAAAAACCTGCAGATGATATGGTGTTACAAACTATTTGTGTCAAGCAGGACAAAATTTGGACAGTGTCTGACAAATGCCTTAATCAAAAAATTGTTAAACACGTGCAACATTCAAGGGAACTTCTTGAACACAAGTAACAGGATAATCCAAAACAGTGATCATTCAAATTATTGTCTATAAAGATCATTCATCAGAAGTTTGTCCAAATGAAGATAAAATCAAACAGATTCCCTGACCAAGCAAGATAGATCCAATTCGGTaatcatttaaattattgtCCGCAAGGatcatttatcaaaaatttgtCCACATGAagataaaagcaaaaagattctctttccaaaataaaaatccagACTGGAATATGCTCTCTGCTTATTCCATTGAGTTGTCTGCAGATCAAAACCTGACAGGACACTGATAAGACAAATCTTATGCACCTGAGGTCATGACAatagacaaagaacaaatgaaaaaCTTCATCTGCCTTTATGCAACAAGTTTTTCcaatcataaaaaattctGTAACACAGAAACCAACAGCACGAGTgggggaaagaagaaaatgtttCCCAAAGTCCAGCAACAGATTCTCTACATTGGAACAAGAGTTACAAAGAACTCGTTGAATATATTTCTATCATCCAAGTTCTGTGATGCATGAACAGGTAAAGCAATTCCAAATCTCTGGGACCAAGAAGATCTTGCAAATCCAGTCCATTGACACAACACTCAACAATAGTATTGGAATATGATTCAAAAGTAAGCACAAGTAGAACTATGTCCAAGAACAGATTACTAGTGGCCCATCAAACCTGCTGTTATTTCTCCCTCAGCACCCGCAATCTTCAAACCAGAAGCCTCCTGTCCTTCTTTTTCTGCCTGATTAGGTTTCTCTTTCATAGATTTCAAACTTCCCCCTGTTTGCTGACCTCCCGTTTGAGGACTAGTCGCCTAGAAGAATTGACAGAATTGAGCAAGTAAAATAATACAGAAACATAACATTAAAAACACATGCAGGCTGATTGGGTTGATGAAAAGTAAGGGAAAATaaagatagaaaattaaattcctGGGTGAAGGGAAAATATGGTGTTTTTTGCCCCACTTTGGTTTCCCCCTCACTTTCCCTTCACTTCCAAACAAGGGCAATTGACTTGCCCACCTTATTTTCCTTCcttcatttttctctctcacgtcaaaaataatattcacaTATATAATGCAGAAAAGAAACATCCTACCCTATTCAATAATGCTTGCTCCGCATCATGTCCTTTTTTAGAAGATCGGTTTTTAAGCTCATCCTCTCGACGTTGTCTTTCCATCCTACAATAAATCCAATTAAATAGGCATCACATACAATCCAGAAATAACATGGTATAGAACTCGTAAGACCAATCTGATATTGTGGGAGATACACTGGAACACCACTTGGCACACAGAATGACTAGCTAAAGACACTAAGGAAAAAGATATGTTATACAAAAGCTGCTAATCAAACatttgagagaaaagaaactagaaataCAATAGACAAGTCTACAGTTACATATCATGAAAAAAATGTCACTCCATTTTTCTTAGTGGGTGCCACAGAAAATTAACGTGATATGCTACAAATGTGTCTGTGCGTGTGTTCTCCACTAGATTTCAAACGTAATAGAACTACAATATTATGACTCCAAAAAATGCTGAAAATATTCCGCACACCTCCTTTGCACCAAACGAATGAAGTGTTGGGGAGGCACAAATGCCCGCTCCATATCCACTAGCGCAACAACCATCTTCTTTGCTTCATTCTTAAACCCTTCCAGTGCAGCAGTTGCAATAGCTACGACCTTGCAagagattaaaagaaaaggtgaacaaaatgaaaaaggagcAGTTGTTACAAATACTTGCAGAAATGCATAATATGAAACCAATGATATGCTGATTCTATACCTCTCTCTTGAAAGGAGGGTATCTCCCTAGTCCTGGTGTACCATTTGCAGTAGCAGAAACTATTTCTACCAGGACACGGTGTACCTGTTCATAGTGAGCATGAACTCCTTTAGTAACAGACAGAACCAGGTAGTACTGAATAGACTTAAAAGAGGTGACAGCTCATACTTAGTGCAGTTTTACTTTAAGAagtcttttgaaaaaataaagaataaagaaaagaaaagaatgtcaaACTCAACTAAAATCTACTTATAGAAAATATCacaattttaaatgaataattatcaGTAAGGCATTGTAGAAGCATACTAGCACAAAAAACCCCCGAGGAAAAATAAACAAGCACATAAATAAGCATGAATCTAGCACCAAGAGAGTAACTATACAAGGACTATTAAACAGATCAAAATTAGAACTTCAAATGAATCCTACAACAGTGACCATAAACATAAAAGTTAACATTCGGGTATAAAGAAAGGTATGAAATCTACAAAGTTCAACATTACAaagaatagagaaaaaaagttACCTCATCAACACAAAGTCGTGATGGCTCTTTCGCAAGCTCGAGAACACCCTTAATTAACGATCTCAAACCCTTTTCTGGTGAAATGAGATATGGCTGATAACCATCTGCTTCTAAtacaatctaagaaaatatgaaCATATAAAAAGGTTTTAGCACAAAACTGCTGAAAGCAATAGAAGAAAAGGACCGCAGTGAAGAACTGAAACAAAGCAGCAGATATACCCTCTTGAcattattaatatcaaaatgcCTGTCCAAAGGAAGCTGCTTAATCCTATTAGGAAAATTTCCCTCAAAACTGGCAACAATTTTCCAACCTGCACCCTGGAATAAAATTTGGTAATTAGCAGCTGATATATCTAATATGAAAATTCATCAGGATATCATTATCATTGATGAGTAACGACTGTTAGGGGTAATAAGCCAGTACATCTTCTAGCGAGACACCCAACAATGGAAGCAAATTATAAAAGCAAAACATTATGAATCTTTTACACAAAATGGCACACTTGATTTACTATTAAGCTTTAACTTGAACAAAAATCGGattaaaattgacaaatatacaaatgaATAGATTTAACATGCTTAACAGAGTTAACACTTTAGAgattttataatcatttaACACGCTTAACATAGTTAATACTTTGGAGacttttaatgaatataagtAATCATTAGAACATAAAACACCCACCTCGCCAGTGGTAATGTGTTGGAGAAATTTATCTTCAAACTCACGGCAAAGCTCCAATGCAATAGCTCTTGTTCCCTCAGGACTTTCAACCATCTGCTCCCCAAGTCTTACTAATTCATCCTGAACTATTTGAGACTTTCCTTGCAACCTGCATCGGTAAGAAGTTTGAGGAAACATCTTCAAGACCCTATTAGGATAGTAACTATAACCCAAGAGAGGAATTGCCCTGCAGTAGAAAAACCAAttacccagaaagaaggtttGGAAGCCGGACTTTCACACGCTTGCGTATCTGCTGTGCCAGAGCATCCACCAAAGCTATTCTGCCTAGCTTGCTTTGAGGAGCTCCAGTTAATATCGACTTTAGACTCTCACTCTCTGCCCTCCATGCAGTTTCCAGTGAGTTCTCAGATCCAGATTGTGCAGAAGCTATTGCAACCGACTGACCAATCAAAGCAATCCATGGGATATCAGCAGTTTTTGGTGGCCCCTGATTTAACAGCAGAGCCTGAACAGCTGCTAGAGCTTTCTGGTCTGACACAGCTTGATCTATTTTACTAATTACACCAATAGTTCTGGTACCTATCATTGACGTAAGAACATGCCACATAGTAACTTACAAATGACGTAGAACAGAAACAGAGACAAGGGAAACATAAGAATGGACCACATAATATGAAAGAAGATACTTATATCACTTTGTAGATCAGATTTTTCAACAGTTTAACCTAACAGAGatctaagaaaaatttataaaatcagcaaacataaaaacaaaaaagaaacagcATGAGCAGCCCTTTACCTTCTCCATCATATTCCTTGGCAAGTCTAAGGGCCCGAGAGGAAGAAATTTCAGGCGCTTGGGCAGCGGGGATGATAACTAGTAAAATAGCATCATTATGCTCAGCATATTCACTAACCTAAGCAAAGGCCAcgcaaaaaaattatttctttaatgtTTCAAGCACCATTCTTGGTTAACAGgcataattgaaataattgaataaattgaACCAGTCAAATGTTTTTCCAATGAGCTCATAAAAAACTGGCATTGAACCCAGTGACGATGAGCACCATTTTAAATAAGTCTCTGGTTTAAATAAAAGTCTAGAACTATTAAATAACTCTTACCATAGATTCATCCATGATCCGCTGATCCAGGCCAGGTAAGTCGATCAATTTCAGAGGAGGTGCTGAGAACAAATCAGAAATTGCAATTATAAGGTGAGGCAACGCAATTGATTGATCTAAAAACAGGTGCAGCAGCATAAGCTTACAATGAATCAGCTTGAGAATATCTGATACCGCAATATAAACTTCCACCTTTGGAGAtgtaagcatttaatttataattaacatatCATCAGAATGTAAAGCTTTGTTAGAGATGCATACATGTAGATTGTTCTTATAGAACTTATAGCATCCATGAAAAGAAACTCAAGACTGCCAAACTTCAATAATATAGGAGTCAGACAACGCCTGCAAGTTAATTCTGCCAAGCATGTATTCCCATGCAAGTTTCTCATAATTAACTATCTCAATTTGTATTGAGATTTATCAACACCCAGTACAAGCCAATATTGAACTGTACATATGTGGTATTCAGTATACATTCTAAACCAAAACTCGAACCTTAAATGAAAATTCTACAAGACATTGTCTCATCAACTGCAGTGCGAtaaaaatcatttcttttacaTCCTTCTGCAATTGACGATTCTACAAACAGTGCTCATACAATTTCAATGGAAGAAGCATGGAGCAAAcaaacattttattttctaaattactAACTCCACAAAATTAATAGTGAAATATTGCATCTTAGTATCTTACTGCATAATTACATTTGTAACTCATGAACCAACCTGTACTTGTCCGTAGTCTCAAATATATTTCATCCCGACTCTTCCCTGATGATCCCTTACTCAGCCTTTCCTGTAAAGAATGCCGTAAAGCACCTGCAGACCAGCAtcaaaattaacaatttaaagACATCAGAATGAGTAAAAGGAACCTATACAAGTGCATGCATGTAAAGTTGCCGACCGTTTACAGACAACCAGTCAATCTTTAGCagatatattattacatttatCCTTTCAATCTTAAGCagatatattattacatttatCCTTAGGCATGTGCGTGAATATCCAAAGCAGTAACCAAGAGCGCCTATCAGTGCACAGGATACTCTCCCCCTTCTTAAGTGCAGGTTGAGAAACAAGATGGCAATAATAGGATATCAACTGAGCCGAGGAAAATAGCACTCTTAAAACCAGAAGTATTCCAGGGATCACAAGAGAACCCGAGAAGATATATTTAAACCAATCCTTACTAAAAGAGTTTGTAGAACTAATGAACAagcatatattaaataatagaaatataataaaccaATCAAGTTTCAGTTACTAACTTGCAGAAACTTGCTGAGATTTATTGTCAATTTGCAACATAATAGATTTGCTGCTCAAGGAACCATCCTTCTGTAAATCAATACTTATAGGAGCCCGAGTAGCACCATTTTCACCAGTTGGctgaaagtaagaaaaaataaagttcagCAACAAGATAGAGCATTATAATAAAGTtcaatagaaataaaaataaaaggtagtACTGCACAAAGATACAAACAGGTTTTCAGATTAACTTACCAGAACAGGATGTCCAATCAAGCTGTTTAAAACTGCCGATTTACCAGCACCCTAAAAATTTGCCCCACAAACAGAAAAACAATATAAATGCTTACATAGTAGATGATAATAACAAAGTACAACTTCCAAAACATAAATCAGTAAACAGCAACTCATCCAATGCTATGTCactacaaaagaaaattaatcaatGTTCCACACGCGCATATACAAATTTAAAGCATCAGAACCTATATAAATCCCGAAATTCCCTATGTACAAAATGGTTATAGACAAGAATTTCATCCGCATGGTGTCAGGAAAAGGAACAATCACTTTCTAACTAACATATTCGATTCAATTGATGACTAATTCAAAGCTGGGGATAAACAGGATCCATTTCCAGCTAGATTGAGAATCATTGAGCTTGATTAACACCAATAATGATTAATTTCGATTCATTTCGCTTTGGAGCTATTATTTAACTTCTTCTTACTATAACCAAATACATATTTACTTAGATGCCACTATAGAATATCAAACACAAAGATCTACCACTTCAAACATGCAAAACCTAATCCAAACCAATCCAAACAGtagataataaaagaaaagaagaactCACAACATTGCCAAGCGCAACAACGTTAAGAAAAGTAGAAGTCCGTCTAGAACTAGAACTGGAGTTTTCGTCAACATCCTCATCGGCAAGTAACGCCGCCGCTTGTTTCATCGACTCCGACAGCTGCCCCAACTCCTCGATCGCCTCCATTTCAACTCTAATCTAAACCGACTAAAGCGATCGATCAAACAAAtccaacaaaaagaaaaaccctaGAGACTTGAAGAGATCTATCCGATGGAGAATATTcaaatctcttttaaaaagGATTTTCAAaagaggagagagaaagtCGGTCggtttagagagagaaaagaatgtttttgtattttgaaaaagagGAAATGCAcacgaagaagaagaagaataagaaccccactttctctctctatatctCTCTCCCACTTTCTCTCTAAATGTCCAGCGTTTTGAatcttgttttgttttttaagtTCTGGAaggaattaattttttgaaaatgtgCTGCCTACtgttactttcttttttcttttttctttttttcttttttgaactCAGATAACTTTTCTACTTCTTCTTACTGTAAATTAACAGTTGttaagttttgaaatttgtaaACTGTAATTATAATTAGTTTGTAATTAAGCTCACAGTTAGTGAGACTTATGAGaattcttttaaggattgatatattttacttGTAAATTTGTTCAATGTAAGTATCATGATATTgactttttaacaatttatttatatatataatatagaatattatagatttattatttaatcactTTTAATATGGTTATGAattgtgataaaaaaatattttacggTAAATAGtctcaatttataaaaacttaaCCACATTTAATCTGGTgagttataattattatgttaCATGTGTTTAATAACATGAGTTTGGAGCTTAACATCtcttaactttattatttgacCGTTAAATTGcagtttaataaattattaattcaatGAAATCAATTAACGGTCAAAACaattatgttttatattatttaactctaaatttatattatcaaatataaaaaatataacaataataactggtCAGAATATAAATAGCTAAATTTTTATCGATCTATACTTTTTAATGAtcaaatacttttattttaatttttaattatataacttcttttatttagaaaaaaaaaatccataaaagTTATCAATATTGAAaccatataatattttttaaaatatttattcttaaaaagagATTTGACTTATTTTTAAACCATATGAAAtcgatttttaaaaaatcaatgaGACTTGACTCTTATTTCACCTTTAGACTAAAATATCATGTATTTATTACAATCATATggttaaagaataaaaaaaattatagatttatatttttatttgataagaTCGATTATGCTTTAATTTAAACTTTGTAACAAAGAATATAACTTAAATAAGTTTTCAATTTAAGA is a genomic window of Ricinus communis isolate WT05 ecotype wild-type chromosome 2, ASM1957865v1, whole genome shotgun sequence containing:
- the LOC8282474 gene encoding dynamin-2A, which produces MEAIEELGQLSESMKQAAALLADEDVDENSSSSSRRTSTFLNVVALGNVGAGKSAVLNSLIGHPVLPTGENGATRAPISIDLQKDGSLSSKSIMLQIDNKSQQVSASALRHSLQERLSKGSSGKSRDEIYLRLRTSTAPPLKLIDLPGLDQRIMDESMVSEYAEHNDAILLVIIPAAQAPEISSSRALRLAKEYDGEGTRTIGVISKIDQAVSDQKALAAVQALLLNQGPPKTADIPWIALIGQSVAIASAQSGSENSLETAWRAESESLKSILTGAPQSKLGRIALVDALAQQIRKRVKVRLPNLLSGLQGKSQIVQDELVRLGEQMVESPEGTRAIALELCREFEDKFLQHITTGEGAGWKIVASFEGNFPNRIKQLPLDRHFDINNVKRIVLEADGYQPYLISPEKGLRSLIKGVLELAKEPSRLCVDEVHRVLVEIVSATANGTPGLGRYPPFKREVVAIATAALEGFKNEAKKMVVALVDMERAFVPPQHFIRLVQRRMERQRREDELKNRSSKKGHDAEQALLNRATSPQTGGQQTGGSLKSMKEKPNQAEKEGQEASGLKIAGAEGEITAGFLSKKSAKKDGWSKRWFVFNEKTGKLGYTKKQEERLFRGVITLEECNIEEVPGEEEEDKKASKSSKDKKANGPDSKAPNLVFKITSKVPYKTVLKAHSAVVLKAETVADKVEWINKLSKIAQPSRGQMRNASPESGLNMRQSLSDGSLDTMARRPVDPEEELRWMSQEVRGYVEAVLNSLAANVPKAVVLCQVEKAKEDMLNQLYSRVSAQSTARIEELLQEDQNVKRRRERYQKQSSLLSKLTRQLSIHDNRAAAASSWSNGNGAESSPRTNGPPSGDDWRTAFDAAANGSVDYGSSRSMSNGHINGDISSGSNSSSRRTPNRLPPAPPQSGSSGYRF